The Channa argus isolate prfri chromosome 22, Channa argus male v1.0, whole genome shotgun sequence genome has a window encoding:
- the arfip2b gene encoding arfaptin-2b isoform X6, with product MTDSIMSKAATMEIPINSNGDTGTLPEDDSLEQDLQQVMVSGPNLNETSIVSGGYGGTAEGIIPTSSIKDLRTMARRSSVPPTNSVTCHIASYSHECQGSNMHHSSSSSSMMAEQTTRGVAVEKLETVKKWGLNTYKCTKQIISERFGRGSRTVDLELEAQIEVLRDTKRKYENVLRLARALTNHFYNMVQTQHALGDSFAELSQKSPELRDEFGYNAETQKLLCKNGETLLGAVNFFVSSINTLVNKTMEDTLMTIKLYENARLEFDAYRSDLEELSLGPRDAVAMARIDAAQQQYHVHKDKYERLRSDATIKLKFLEENKVKVMHKQLLLFHNAISAYFAGNQQQLEQTLKQFSIKLKPPGADKPSWLEEQ from the exons ATGACAGACAGCATTATGAGTAAAGCAGCCACAATGGAGATTCCTATCAACAGCAATGGTGACACTGGGACGCTACCAGAAGACGACAGCCTTGAACAG GACCTGCAGCAGGTGATGGTATCGGGTCCCAATCTAAACGAGACTAGCATTGTATCAGGGGGGTATGGAGGAACAGCAGAAGGTATTATCCCAACCAGCTCAATAAAAG ATCTGCGTACGATGGCCAGGCGAAGTAGTGTTCCCCCAACCAATTCTGTCACCTGCCATATAGCAAGCTATTCACATGAATGCCAAG GTTCCAACATgcaccacagcagcagcagctcgtCAATGATGGCAGAACAAACAACCCGTGGTGTGGCTGTGGAAAAACTAGAAACGGTGAAGAAGTGGGGCCTCAACACTTACAAG TGCACCAAGCAAATAATCTCAGAACGTTTCGGCCGAGGGTCTCGGACTGTGGACTTGGAGCTGGAGGCCCAGATAGAGGTGCTGAGAGACACGAAAAGGAAATACGAGAATGTGCTGCGATTGGCCAGAGCACTGACCAATCACTTCTACAACATGGTGCAGACGCAGCATGCGCTGGGCGATAGCTTTGCAGAGCTCAGTCAGAAATCTCCAGAGCTACGG GATGAATTTGGCTACAATGCAGAGACTCAGAAGTTGCTGTGTAAAAATGGGGAAACTCTACTCGGTGCCGTTAATTTCTTTGTGTCCAGTATCAACACACTAGTCAATAAGACCATGGAGGACACCCTGATGACAATAAAGCTGTATGAAAATGCCAG acttgagTTTGATGCCTACCGGTCAGACCTGGAGGAACTGAGTTTGGGTCCAAGGGATGCTGTAGCCATGGCCCGTATAGATGCTGCACAACAACAGTACCATGTTCATAAGGACAAGTATGAACGTCTCCGTTCAGATGCCACCATCAAACTTAAGTTCCTGGAGGAGAACAAG GTGAAGGTGATGCATAAGCAGCTTCTCCTCTTTCATAATGCTATCTCAGCATACTTTGCTGGCaaccagcagcagctggagcagaCGCTGAAGCAATTCAGCATAAAGTTGAAGCCACCAGGGGCTGACAAGCCCTCCTGGTTAGAGGAGCAATGA
- the arfip2b gene encoding arfaptin-2b isoform X5, producing the protein MTDSIMSKAATMEIPINSNGDTGTLPEDDSLEQAAKLQWSLDEKVGSSRGTRDLQQVMVSGPNLNETSIVSGGYGGTAEGIIPTSSIKGPAVRYNAEFNKRIPVTGFGSNMHHSSSSSSMMAEQTTRGVAVEKLETVKKWGLNTYKCTKQIISERFGRGSRTVDLELEAQIEVLRDTKRKYENVLRLARALTNHFYNMVQTQHALGDSFAELSQKSPELRDEFGYNAETQKLLCKNGETLLGAVNFFVSSINTLVNKTMEDTLMTIKLYENARLEFDAYRSDLEELSLGPRDAVAMARIDAAQQQYHVHKDKYERLRSDATIKLKFLEENKVKVMHKQLLLFHNAISAYFAGNQQQLEQTLKQFSIKLKPPGADKPSWLEEQ; encoded by the exons ATGACAGACAGCATTATGAGTAAAGCAGCCACAATGGAGATTCCTATCAACAGCAATGGTGACACTGGGACGCTACCAGAAGACGACAGCCTTGAACAG GCTGCAAAGCTGCAATGGAGCTTAGATGAGAAGGTAGGGAGCTCCAGAGGCACCAGG GACCTGCAGCAGGTGATGGTATCGGGTCCCAATCTAAACGAGACTAGCATTGTATCAGGGGGGTATGGAGGAACAGCAGAAGGTATTATCCCAACCAGCTCAATAAAAG GTCCTGCTGTACGCTACAATGCAGAGTTTAACAAAAGGATTCCAGTTACAGGCTTTG GTTCCAACATgcaccacagcagcagcagctcgtCAATGATGGCAGAACAAACAACCCGTGGTGTGGCTGTGGAAAAACTAGAAACGGTGAAGAAGTGGGGCCTCAACACTTACAAG TGCACCAAGCAAATAATCTCAGAACGTTTCGGCCGAGGGTCTCGGACTGTGGACTTGGAGCTGGAGGCCCAGATAGAGGTGCTGAGAGACACGAAAAGGAAATACGAGAATGTGCTGCGATTGGCCAGAGCACTGACCAATCACTTCTACAACATGGTGCAGACGCAGCATGCGCTGGGCGATAGCTTTGCAGAGCTCAGTCAGAAATCTCCAGAGCTACGG GATGAATTTGGCTACAATGCAGAGACTCAGAAGTTGCTGTGTAAAAATGGGGAAACTCTACTCGGTGCCGTTAATTTCTTTGTGTCCAGTATCAACACACTAGTCAATAAGACCATGGAGGACACCCTGATGACAATAAAGCTGTATGAAAATGCCAG acttgagTTTGATGCCTACCGGTCAGACCTGGAGGAACTGAGTTTGGGTCCAAGGGATGCTGTAGCCATGGCCCGTATAGATGCTGCACAACAACAGTACCATGTTCATAAGGACAAGTATGAACGTCTCCGTTCAGATGCCACCATCAAACTTAAGTTCCTGGAGGAGAACAAG GTGAAGGTGATGCATAAGCAGCTTCTCCTCTTTCATAATGCTATCTCAGCATACTTTGCTGGCaaccagcagcagctggagcagaCGCTGAAGCAATTCAGCATAAAGTTGAAGCCACCAGGGGCTGACAAGCCCTCCTGGTTAGAGGAGCAATGA
- the arfip2b gene encoding arfaptin-2b isoform X3 → MTDSIMSKAATMEIPINSNGDTGTLPEDDSLEQAAKLQWSLDEKDLQQVMVSGPNLNETSIVSGGYGGTAEGIIPTSSIKGPAVRYNAEFNKRIPVTGFDLRTMARRSSVPPTNSVTCHIASYSHECQGSNMHHSSSSSSMMAEQTTRGVAVEKLETVKKWGLNTYKCTKQIISERFGRGSRTVDLELEAQIEVLRDTKRKYENVLRLARALTNHFYNMVQTQHALGDSFAELSQKSPELRDEFGYNAETQKLLCKNGETLLGAVNFFVSSINTLVNKTMEDTLMTIKLYENARLEFDAYRSDLEELSLGPRDAVAMARIDAAQQQYHVHKDKYERLRSDATIKLKFLEENKVKVMHKQLLLFHNAISAYFAGNQQQLEQTLKQFSIKLKPPGADKPSWLEEQ, encoded by the exons ATGACAGACAGCATTATGAGTAAAGCAGCCACAATGGAGATTCCTATCAACAGCAATGGTGACACTGGGACGCTACCAGAAGACGACAGCCTTGAACAG GCTGCAAAGCTGCAATGGAGCTTAGATGAGAAG GACCTGCAGCAGGTGATGGTATCGGGTCCCAATCTAAACGAGACTAGCATTGTATCAGGGGGGTATGGAGGAACAGCAGAAGGTATTATCCCAACCAGCTCAATAAAAG GTCCTGCTGTACGCTACAATGCAGAGTTTAACAAAAGGATTCCAGTTACAGGCTTTG ATCTGCGTACGATGGCCAGGCGAAGTAGTGTTCCCCCAACCAATTCTGTCACCTGCCATATAGCAAGCTATTCACATGAATGCCAAG GTTCCAACATgcaccacagcagcagcagctcgtCAATGATGGCAGAACAAACAACCCGTGGTGTGGCTGTGGAAAAACTAGAAACGGTGAAGAAGTGGGGCCTCAACACTTACAAG TGCACCAAGCAAATAATCTCAGAACGTTTCGGCCGAGGGTCTCGGACTGTGGACTTGGAGCTGGAGGCCCAGATAGAGGTGCTGAGAGACACGAAAAGGAAATACGAGAATGTGCTGCGATTGGCCAGAGCACTGACCAATCACTTCTACAACATGGTGCAGACGCAGCATGCGCTGGGCGATAGCTTTGCAGAGCTCAGTCAGAAATCTCCAGAGCTACGG GATGAATTTGGCTACAATGCAGAGACTCAGAAGTTGCTGTGTAAAAATGGGGAAACTCTACTCGGTGCCGTTAATTTCTTTGTGTCCAGTATCAACACACTAGTCAATAAGACCATGGAGGACACCCTGATGACAATAAAGCTGTATGAAAATGCCAG acttgagTTTGATGCCTACCGGTCAGACCTGGAGGAACTGAGTTTGGGTCCAAGGGATGCTGTAGCCATGGCCCGTATAGATGCTGCACAACAACAGTACCATGTTCATAAGGACAAGTATGAACGTCTCCGTTCAGATGCCACCATCAAACTTAAGTTCCTGGAGGAGAACAAG GTGAAGGTGATGCATAAGCAGCTTCTCCTCTTTCATAATGCTATCTCAGCATACTTTGCTGGCaaccagcagcagctggagcagaCGCTGAAGCAATTCAGCATAAAGTTGAAGCCACCAGGGGCTGACAAGCCCTCCTGGTTAGAGGAGCAATGA
- the arfip2b gene encoding arfaptin-2b isoform X8, giving the protein MTDSIMSKAATMEIPINSNGDTGTLPEDDSLEQAAKLQWSLDEKDLQQVMVSGPNLNETSIVSGGYGGTAEGIIPTSSIKGSNMHHSSSSSSMMAEQTTRGVAVEKLETVKKWGLNTYKCTKQIISERFGRGSRTVDLELEAQIEVLRDTKRKYENVLRLARALTNHFYNMVQTQHALGDSFAELSQKSPELRDEFGYNAETQKLLCKNGETLLGAVNFFVSSINTLVNKTMEDTLMTIKLYENARLEFDAYRSDLEELSLGPRDAVAMARIDAAQQQYHVHKDKYERLRSDATIKLKFLEENKVKVMHKQLLLFHNAISAYFAGNQQQLEQTLKQFSIKLKPPGADKPSWLEEQ; this is encoded by the exons ATGACAGACAGCATTATGAGTAAAGCAGCCACAATGGAGATTCCTATCAACAGCAATGGTGACACTGGGACGCTACCAGAAGACGACAGCCTTGAACAG GCTGCAAAGCTGCAATGGAGCTTAGATGAGAAG GACCTGCAGCAGGTGATGGTATCGGGTCCCAATCTAAACGAGACTAGCATTGTATCAGGGGGGTATGGAGGAACAGCAGAAGGTATTATCCCAACCAGCTCAATAAAAG GTTCCAACATgcaccacagcagcagcagctcgtCAATGATGGCAGAACAAACAACCCGTGGTGTGGCTGTGGAAAAACTAGAAACGGTGAAGAAGTGGGGCCTCAACACTTACAAG TGCACCAAGCAAATAATCTCAGAACGTTTCGGCCGAGGGTCTCGGACTGTGGACTTGGAGCTGGAGGCCCAGATAGAGGTGCTGAGAGACACGAAAAGGAAATACGAGAATGTGCTGCGATTGGCCAGAGCACTGACCAATCACTTCTACAACATGGTGCAGACGCAGCATGCGCTGGGCGATAGCTTTGCAGAGCTCAGTCAGAAATCTCCAGAGCTACGG GATGAATTTGGCTACAATGCAGAGACTCAGAAGTTGCTGTGTAAAAATGGGGAAACTCTACTCGGTGCCGTTAATTTCTTTGTGTCCAGTATCAACACACTAGTCAATAAGACCATGGAGGACACCCTGATGACAATAAAGCTGTATGAAAATGCCAG acttgagTTTGATGCCTACCGGTCAGACCTGGAGGAACTGAGTTTGGGTCCAAGGGATGCTGTAGCCATGGCCCGTATAGATGCTGCACAACAACAGTACCATGTTCATAAGGACAAGTATGAACGTCTCCGTTCAGATGCCACCATCAAACTTAAGTTCCTGGAGGAGAACAAG GTGAAGGTGATGCATAAGCAGCTTCTCCTCTTTCATAATGCTATCTCAGCATACTTTGCTGGCaaccagcagcagctggagcagaCGCTGAAGCAATTCAGCATAAAGTTGAAGCCACCAGGGGCTGACAAGCCCTCCTGGTTAGAGGAGCAATGA
- the arfip2b gene encoding arfaptin-2b isoform X10 has translation MTDSIMSKAATMEIPINSNGDTGTLPEDDSLEQDLQQVMVSGPNLNETSIVSGGYGGTAEGIIPTSSIKGSNMHHSSSSSSMMAEQTTRGVAVEKLETVKKWGLNTYKCTKQIISERFGRGSRTVDLELEAQIEVLRDTKRKYENVLRLARALTNHFYNMVQTQHALGDSFAELSQKSPELRDEFGYNAETQKLLCKNGETLLGAVNFFVSSINTLVNKTMEDTLMTIKLYENARLEFDAYRSDLEELSLGPRDAVAMARIDAAQQQYHVHKDKYERLRSDATIKLKFLEENKVKVMHKQLLLFHNAISAYFAGNQQQLEQTLKQFSIKLKPPGADKPSWLEEQ, from the exons ATGACAGACAGCATTATGAGTAAAGCAGCCACAATGGAGATTCCTATCAACAGCAATGGTGACACTGGGACGCTACCAGAAGACGACAGCCTTGAACAG GACCTGCAGCAGGTGATGGTATCGGGTCCCAATCTAAACGAGACTAGCATTGTATCAGGGGGGTATGGAGGAACAGCAGAAGGTATTATCCCAACCAGCTCAATAAAAG GTTCCAACATgcaccacagcagcagcagctcgtCAATGATGGCAGAACAAACAACCCGTGGTGTGGCTGTGGAAAAACTAGAAACGGTGAAGAAGTGGGGCCTCAACACTTACAAG TGCACCAAGCAAATAATCTCAGAACGTTTCGGCCGAGGGTCTCGGACTGTGGACTTGGAGCTGGAGGCCCAGATAGAGGTGCTGAGAGACACGAAAAGGAAATACGAGAATGTGCTGCGATTGGCCAGAGCACTGACCAATCACTTCTACAACATGGTGCAGACGCAGCATGCGCTGGGCGATAGCTTTGCAGAGCTCAGTCAGAAATCTCCAGAGCTACGG GATGAATTTGGCTACAATGCAGAGACTCAGAAGTTGCTGTGTAAAAATGGGGAAACTCTACTCGGTGCCGTTAATTTCTTTGTGTCCAGTATCAACACACTAGTCAATAAGACCATGGAGGACACCCTGATGACAATAAAGCTGTATGAAAATGCCAG acttgagTTTGATGCCTACCGGTCAGACCTGGAGGAACTGAGTTTGGGTCCAAGGGATGCTGTAGCCATGGCCCGTATAGATGCTGCACAACAACAGTACCATGTTCATAAGGACAAGTATGAACGTCTCCGTTCAGATGCCACCATCAAACTTAAGTTCCTGGAGGAGAACAAG GTGAAGGTGATGCATAAGCAGCTTCTCCTCTTTCATAATGCTATCTCAGCATACTTTGCTGGCaaccagcagcagctggagcagaCGCTGAAGCAATTCAGCATAAAGTTGAAGCCACCAGGGGCTGACAAGCCCTCCTGGTTAGAGGAGCAATGA
- the arfip2b gene encoding arfaptin-2b isoform X4, protein MTDSIMSKAATMEIPINSNGDTGTLPEDDSLEQDLQQVMVSGPNLNETSIVSGGYGGTAEGIIPTSSIKGPAVRYNAEFNKRIPVTGFDLRTMARRSSVPPTNSVTCHIASYSHECQGSNMHHSSSSSSMMAEQTTRGVAVEKLETVKKWGLNTYKCTKQIISERFGRGSRTVDLELEAQIEVLRDTKRKYENVLRLARALTNHFYNMVQTQHALGDSFAELSQKSPELRDEFGYNAETQKLLCKNGETLLGAVNFFVSSINTLVNKTMEDTLMTIKLYENARLEFDAYRSDLEELSLGPRDAVAMARIDAAQQQYHVHKDKYERLRSDATIKLKFLEENKVKVMHKQLLLFHNAISAYFAGNQQQLEQTLKQFSIKLKPPGADKPSWLEEQ, encoded by the exons ATGACAGACAGCATTATGAGTAAAGCAGCCACAATGGAGATTCCTATCAACAGCAATGGTGACACTGGGACGCTACCAGAAGACGACAGCCTTGAACAG GACCTGCAGCAGGTGATGGTATCGGGTCCCAATCTAAACGAGACTAGCATTGTATCAGGGGGGTATGGAGGAACAGCAGAAGGTATTATCCCAACCAGCTCAATAAAAG GTCCTGCTGTACGCTACAATGCAGAGTTTAACAAAAGGATTCCAGTTACAGGCTTTG ATCTGCGTACGATGGCCAGGCGAAGTAGTGTTCCCCCAACCAATTCTGTCACCTGCCATATAGCAAGCTATTCACATGAATGCCAAG GTTCCAACATgcaccacagcagcagcagctcgtCAATGATGGCAGAACAAACAACCCGTGGTGTGGCTGTGGAAAAACTAGAAACGGTGAAGAAGTGGGGCCTCAACACTTACAAG TGCACCAAGCAAATAATCTCAGAACGTTTCGGCCGAGGGTCTCGGACTGTGGACTTGGAGCTGGAGGCCCAGATAGAGGTGCTGAGAGACACGAAAAGGAAATACGAGAATGTGCTGCGATTGGCCAGAGCACTGACCAATCACTTCTACAACATGGTGCAGACGCAGCATGCGCTGGGCGATAGCTTTGCAGAGCTCAGTCAGAAATCTCCAGAGCTACGG GATGAATTTGGCTACAATGCAGAGACTCAGAAGTTGCTGTGTAAAAATGGGGAAACTCTACTCGGTGCCGTTAATTTCTTTGTGTCCAGTATCAACACACTAGTCAATAAGACCATGGAGGACACCCTGATGACAATAAAGCTGTATGAAAATGCCAG acttgagTTTGATGCCTACCGGTCAGACCTGGAGGAACTGAGTTTGGGTCCAAGGGATGCTGTAGCCATGGCCCGTATAGATGCTGCACAACAACAGTACCATGTTCATAAGGACAAGTATGAACGTCTCCGTTCAGATGCCACCATCAAACTTAAGTTCCTGGAGGAGAACAAG GTGAAGGTGATGCATAAGCAGCTTCTCCTCTTTCATAATGCTATCTCAGCATACTTTGCTGGCaaccagcagcagctggagcagaCGCTGAAGCAATTCAGCATAAAGTTGAAGCCACCAGGGGCTGACAAGCCCTCCTGGTTAGAGGAGCAATGA
- the arfip2b gene encoding arfaptin-2b isoform X7, translating into MTDSIMSKAATMEIPINSNGDTGTLPEDDSLEQAAKLQWSLDEKVGSSRGTRDLQQVMVSGPNLNETSIVSGGYGGTAEGIIPTSSIKGSNMHHSSSSSSMMAEQTTRGVAVEKLETVKKWGLNTYKCTKQIISERFGRGSRTVDLELEAQIEVLRDTKRKYENVLRLARALTNHFYNMVQTQHALGDSFAELSQKSPELRDEFGYNAETQKLLCKNGETLLGAVNFFVSSINTLVNKTMEDTLMTIKLYENARLEFDAYRSDLEELSLGPRDAVAMARIDAAQQQYHVHKDKYERLRSDATIKLKFLEENKVKVMHKQLLLFHNAISAYFAGNQQQLEQTLKQFSIKLKPPGADKPSWLEEQ; encoded by the exons ATGACAGACAGCATTATGAGTAAAGCAGCCACAATGGAGATTCCTATCAACAGCAATGGTGACACTGGGACGCTACCAGAAGACGACAGCCTTGAACAG GCTGCAAAGCTGCAATGGAGCTTAGATGAGAAGGTAGGGAGCTCCAGAGGCACCAGG GACCTGCAGCAGGTGATGGTATCGGGTCCCAATCTAAACGAGACTAGCATTGTATCAGGGGGGTATGGAGGAACAGCAGAAGGTATTATCCCAACCAGCTCAATAAAAG GTTCCAACATgcaccacagcagcagcagctcgtCAATGATGGCAGAACAAACAACCCGTGGTGTGGCTGTGGAAAAACTAGAAACGGTGAAGAAGTGGGGCCTCAACACTTACAAG TGCACCAAGCAAATAATCTCAGAACGTTTCGGCCGAGGGTCTCGGACTGTGGACTTGGAGCTGGAGGCCCAGATAGAGGTGCTGAGAGACACGAAAAGGAAATACGAGAATGTGCTGCGATTGGCCAGAGCACTGACCAATCACTTCTACAACATGGTGCAGACGCAGCATGCGCTGGGCGATAGCTTTGCAGAGCTCAGTCAGAAATCTCCAGAGCTACGG GATGAATTTGGCTACAATGCAGAGACTCAGAAGTTGCTGTGTAAAAATGGGGAAACTCTACTCGGTGCCGTTAATTTCTTTGTGTCCAGTATCAACACACTAGTCAATAAGACCATGGAGGACACCCTGATGACAATAAAGCTGTATGAAAATGCCAG acttgagTTTGATGCCTACCGGTCAGACCTGGAGGAACTGAGTTTGGGTCCAAGGGATGCTGTAGCCATGGCCCGTATAGATGCTGCACAACAACAGTACCATGTTCATAAGGACAAGTATGAACGTCTCCGTTCAGATGCCACCATCAAACTTAAGTTCCTGGAGGAGAACAAG GTGAAGGTGATGCATAAGCAGCTTCTCCTCTTTCATAATGCTATCTCAGCATACTTTGCTGGCaaccagcagcagctggagcagaCGCTGAAGCAATTCAGCATAAAGTTGAAGCCACCAGGGGCTGACAAGCCCTCCTGGTTAGAGGAGCAATGA
- the arfip2b gene encoding arfaptin-2b isoform X2 encodes MTDSIMSKAATMEIPINSNGDTGTLPEDDSLEQAAKLQWSLDEKVGSSRGTRDLQQVMVSGPNLNETSIVSGGYGGTAEGIIPTSSIKGPAVRYNAEFNKRIPVTGFDLRTMARRSSVPPTNSVTCHIASYSHECQGSNMHHSSSSSSMMAEQTTRGVAVEKLETVKKWGLNTYKCTKQIISERFGRGSRTVDLELEAQIEVLRDTKRKYENVLRLARALTNHFYNMVQTQHALGDSFAELSQKSPELRDEFGYNAETQKLLCKNGETLLGAVNFFVSSINTLVNKTMEDTLMTIKLYENARLEFDAYRSDLEELSLGPRDAVAMARIDAAQQQYHVHKDKYERLRSDATIKLKFLEENKVKVMHKQLLLFHNAISAYFAGNQQQLEQTLKQFSIKLKPPGADKPSWLEEQ; translated from the exons ATGACAGACAGCATTATGAGTAAAGCAGCCACAATGGAGATTCCTATCAACAGCAATGGTGACACTGGGACGCTACCAGAAGACGACAGCCTTGAACAG GCTGCAAAGCTGCAATGGAGCTTAGATGAGAAGGTAGGGAGCTCCAGAGGCACCAGG GACCTGCAGCAGGTGATGGTATCGGGTCCCAATCTAAACGAGACTAGCATTGTATCAGGGGGGTATGGAGGAACAGCAGAAGGTATTATCCCAACCAGCTCAATAAAAG GTCCTGCTGTACGCTACAATGCAGAGTTTAACAAAAGGATTCCAGTTACAGGCTTTG ATCTGCGTACGATGGCCAGGCGAAGTAGTGTTCCCCCAACCAATTCTGTCACCTGCCATATAGCAAGCTATTCACATGAATGCCAAG GTTCCAACATgcaccacagcagcagcagctcgtCAATGATGGCAGAACAAACAACCCGTGGTGTGGCTGTGGAAAAACTAGAAACGGTGAAGAAGTGGGGCCTCAACACTTACAAG TGCACCAAGCAAATAATCTCAGAACGTTTCGGCCGAGGGTCTCGGACTGTGGACTTGGAGCTGGAGGCCCAGATAGAGGTGCTGAGAGACACGAAAAGGAAATACGAGAATGTGCTGCGATTGGCCAGAGCACTGACCAATCACTTCTACAACATGGTGCAGACGCAGCATGCGCTGGGCGATAGCTTTGCAGAGCTCAGTCAGAAATCTCCAGAGCTACGG GATGAATTTGGCTACAATGCAGAGACTCAGAAGTTGCTGTGTAAAAATGGGGAAACTCTACTCGGTGCCGTTAATTTCTTTGTGTCCAGTATCAACACACTAGTCAATAAGACCATGGAGGACACCCTGATGACAATAAAGCTGTATGAAAATGCCAG acttgagTTTGATGCCTACCGGTCAGACCTGGAGGAACTGAGTTTGGGTCCAAGGGATGCTGTAGCCATGGCCCGTATAGATGCTGCACAACAACAGTACCATGTTCATAAGGACAAGTATGAACGTCTCCGTTCAGATGCCACCATCAAACTTAAGTTCCTGGAGGAGAACAAG GTGAAGGTGATGCATAAGCAGCTTCTCCTCTTTCATAATGCTATCTCAGCATACTTTGCTGGCaaccagcagcagctggagcagaCGCTGAAGCAATTCAGCATAAAGTTGAAGCCACCAGGGGCTGACAAGCCCTCCTGGTTAGAGGAGCAATGA
- the arfip2b gene encoding arfaptin-2b isoform X9, giving the protein MVSGPNLNETSIVSGGYGGTAEGIIPTSSIKGPAVRYNAEFNKRIPVTGFDLRTMARRSSVPPTNSVTCHIASYSHECQGSNMHHSSSSSSMMAEQTTRGVAVEKLETVKKWGLNTYKCTKQIISERFGRGSRTVDLELEAQIEVLRDTKRKYENVLRLARALTNHFYNMVQTQHALGDSFAELSQKSPELRDEFGYNAETQKLLCKNGETLLGAVNFFVSSINTLVNKTMEDTLMTIKLYENARLEFDAYRSDLEELSLGPRDAVAMARIDAAQQQYHVHKDKYERLRSDATIKLKFLEENKVKVMHKQLLLFHNAISAYFAGNQQQLEQTLKQFSIKLKPPGADKPSWLEEQ; this is encoded by the exons ATGGTATCGGGTCCCAATCTAAACGAGACTAGCATTGTATCAGGGGGGTATGGAGGAACAGCAGAAGGTATTATCCCAACCAGCTCAATAAAAG GTCCTGCTGTACGCTACAATGCAGAGTTTAACAAAAGGATTCCAGTTACAGGCTTTG ATCTGCGTACGATGGCCAGGCGAAGTAGTGTTCCCCCAACCAATTCTGTCACCTGCCATATAGCAAGCTATTCACATGAATGCCAAG GTTCCAACATgcaccacagcagcagcagctcgtCAATGATGGCAGAACAAACAACCCGTGGTGTGGCTGTGGAAAAACTAGAAACGGTGAAGAAGTGGGGCCTCAACACTTACAAG TGCACCAAGCAAATAATCTCAGAACGTTTCGGCCGAGGGTCTCGGACTGTGGACTTGGAGCTGGAGGCCCAGATAGAGGTGCTGAGAGACACGAAAAGGAAATACGAGAATGTGCTGCGATTGGCCAGAGCACTGACCAATCACTTCTACAACATGGTGCAGACGCAGCATGCGCTGGGCGATAGCTTTGCAGAGCTCAGTCAGAAATCTCCAGAGCTACGG GATGAATTTGGCTACAATGCAGAGACTCAGAAGTTGCTGTGTAAAAATGGGGAAACTCTACTCGGTGCCGTTAATTTCTTTGTGTCCAGTATCAACACACTAGTCAATAAGACCATGGAGGACACCCTGATGACAATAAAGCTGTATGAAAATGCCAG acttgagTTTGATGCCTACCGGTCAGACCTGGAGGAACTGAGTTTGGGTCCAAGGGATGCTGTAGCCATGGCCCGTATAGATGCTGCACAACAACAGTACCATGTTCATAAGGACAAGTATGAACGTCTCCGTTCAGATGCCACCATCAAACTTAAGTTCCTGGAGGAGAACAAG GTGAAGGTGATGCATAAGCAGCTTCTCCTCTTTCATAATGCTATCTCAGCATACTTTGCTGGCaaccagcagcagctggagcagaCGCTGAAGCAATTCAGCATAAAGTTGAAGCCACCAGGGGCTGACAAGCCCTCCTGGTTAGAGGAGCAATGA